The following are from one region of the Odontesthes bonariensis isolate fOdoBon6 chromosome 12, fOdoBon6.hap1, whole genome shotgun sequence genome:
- the ing1 gene encoding inhibitor of growth protein 1: MLNPTNGDPGHVVVNYVEEYLDLVESLPFDLQRSVSLMKEIDAKYQDILKELDDAYERYCRESDPLQRRKLQLSIQRALIRSQELGDEKIQIAGQMVELVENRTRQIDWHSELLLSSQEAPESHVPVATSTPTAAASLMSSSSAAVTPGKPGHHDKKREEVTPSSGGGDKAGGKRSRRQKNGENRESYSGLDHTEEVGASREKKAKTSSKKKKRSKGKSEREVSPPDLPIDPDEPTYCLCEQVSYGEMIGCDNDECPIEWFHFSCVGLHHKPKGKWYCPKCRGENEKTMDKALERAKKERAYNR, encoded by the exons ATGTTGAACCCGACCAATGGCGACCCGGGCCATGTTGTTGTCAACTATGTCGAGGAGTATTTGGATCTGGTGGAGTCGCTGCCTTTTGACTTGCAGAGGAGTGTGTCCCTCATGAAAGAAATTGATGCCAAGTATCAAG ATATTCTGAAGGAGCTGGACGACGCTTACGAGCGTTATTGCCGCGAGTCGGACCCGCTTCAGAGACGCAAGCTTCAGCTTTCCATTCAGAGGGCGCTGATCCGGAGTCAGGAGCTGGGAGACGAAAAGATCCAGATTGCCGGTCAAATG GTGGAGCTGGTGGAGAACCGAACCCGACAAATAGACTGGCATTCCGagcttctcctctcctctcaagAAGCCCCAGAAAGTCACGTGCCCGTCGCAACGTCAACACCAACTGCGGCAGCGTCCTTAATGTCCTCCTCGTCGGCAGCAGTCACTCCAGGAAAACCAGGCCACCACGACAAGAAGCGCGAAGAGGTCACCCCAAGCTCGGGAGGCGGAGACAAAGCTGGAGGGAAGCGCTCGAGACGTCAGAAAAACGGAGAAAATCGCGAAAGTTACAGCGGTCTGGATCACACGGAGGAAGTGGGGGCATCTCGGGAGAAAAAGGCCAAAACATCttccaagaaaaagaaaagatcgaAAGGGAAGTCGGAGAGGGAAGTGTCTCCTCCGGACCTGCCCATAGATCCGGATGAGCCAACGTACTGCCTGTGCGAGCAGGTGTCCTACGGCGAGATGATCGGCTGCGATAACGACGAATGTCCCATCGAGTGGTTTCATTTCTCCTGTGTCGGGCTGCATCATAAGCCCAAAGGCAAGTGGTACTGCCCCAAGTGTAGAGGTGAGAATGAAAAGACCATGGACAAGGCTTTGGAGCGGGCCAAGAAGGAGAGGGCTTACAACAGGTAG
- the ube2al gene encoding ubiquitin conjugating enzyme E2 A, like codes for MSTPARRRLMRDFKRLQEDPPAGVSGAPSENNIMVWNAVIFGPEGTPFEDGTFKLIVEFTEEYPNKPPTVRFVSKMFHPNVYADGSICLDILQNRWSPTYDVSSILTSIQSLLDEPNPNSPANSQAAQLYQENKREYEKRVSAIVEQSWRDS; via the exons ATGTCAACCCCGGCTAGAAGAAGACTTATGAGAGATTTTAAACG GCTACAAGAGGATCCTCCAGCTGGTGTCAGCGGCGCCCCGTCGGAAAACAACATCATGGTGTGGAATGCAGTCATATTTGG GCCCGAAGGAACTCCCTTTGAGGATG GTACATTTAAACTCATTGTAGAATTCACAGAAGAATATCCCAACAAACCCCCCACAGTACGCTTTGTGTCAAAGATGTTCCATCCAAACG TCTATGCAGACGGCAGTATATGTCTAGATATCCTACAGAATCGCTGGAGTCCGACTTATGATGTATCCTCTATCCTTACATCTATCCAG TCCCTGCTTGACGAGCCGAACCCCAACAGTCCGGCCAACAGTCAGGCAGCTCAGCTGTACCAGGAGAACAAGCGGGAGTACGAGAAGCGCGTGTCCGCCATCGTAGAGCAGAGCTGGAGGGACAGTTGA
- the naxd gene encoding ATP-dependent (S)-NAD(P)H-hydrate dehydratase isoform X4, which produces MDDDILSLVKSTVPPLTSKKHKGQDGRIGIIGGCQDYTGAPYFAAISALKVGADLSHVFCTKDAATVIKSYSPELIVHPVLDSPNAVEEIEKWLPRLHGLVVGPGLGREDFLLKTAKEIIERSKARDIPIVVDADGLWLVTQQPSVIQGYQKGILTPNFMEFTRLYEALHHEPMNGRDRQRSVLQLSGAMGNLTLVLKGEQDLISDGSKVYSCSVEGSGRRCGGQGDLLSGSMGVLAHWAHAASAAGRIRSVNPSVVAAFGACSLTRQCNSQAFQRHGRSTTTSDMIQEIGTAFRKLFES; this is translated from the exons ATGGATGATGACATCCTCTCACTAGTAAAGAGCACAGTCCCTCCGCTGACATCCAAAAAGCACAAGGGACAAGATGGGCGTATTGGGATCATTGGAGGATGCCAAGA CTACACCGGAGCGCCATACTTTGCCGCCATCTCTGCACTGAAAGTG GGGGCGGACTTGTCTCATGTATTCTGCACCAAAGATGCTGCTACTGTCATCAAATCATACAGCCCAGAACTCATCGTTCATCCCGTTCT AGACAGTCCTAATGCAGTGGAAGAGATAGAAAAGTGGCTCCCGAGACTTCACGGCCTTGTGGTGGGACCGGGACTGGGCAGGGAAGACTTTCTACTGAAAACAGCCAAG gAGATCATAGAAAGATCCAAAGCAAGAGATATCCCTATAGTCGTTGATGCG GACGGATTGTGGCTAGTTACACAGCAGCCATCCGTTATTCAAGGGTACCAGAAGGGCATCCTCACGCCCAACTTCATGGAGTTCACCCGACTGTACGAGGCACTG CACCACGAGCCCATGAACGGAAGGGACCGCCAGCGCAGCGTCCTGCAGCTCAGCGGCGCTATGGGCAACCTCACTCTGGTGCTGAAGGGTGAACAGGATCTCATTTCAGACGGCAGCAAGG TGTACTCGTGCAGCGTGGAGGGCAGCGGGAGAAGATGCGGTGGACAGGGCGACCTCCTGTCTGGATCGATGGGAGTGCTGGCTCACTGGGCCCACGCTGCCTCTGCAGCAGGACGGATCCGAAG TGTGAATCCATCGGTGGTTGCGGCATTTGGCGCCTGTTCGCTTACCAGACAATGTAACAGTCAAGCATTTCAGCGGCACGGGAGGTCCACAACCACCTCGGACATGATCCAGGAGATCGGCACAGCTTTCAGGAAGCTGTTCGAAAGCTAA
- the naxd gene encoding ATP-dependent (S)-NAD(P)H-hydrate dehydratase isoform X2 translates to MPQQIQPQLAFCLIPVALAIVVATFFCLDDKVFERYYSLGPSSHRGMDDDILSLVKSTVPPLTSKKHKGQDGRIGIIGGCQDYTGAPYFAAISALKVGADLSHVFCTKDAATVIKSYSPELIVHPVLDSPNAVEEIEKWLPRLHGLVVGPGLGREDFLLKTAKEIIERSKARDIPIVVDADGLWLVTQQPSVIQGYQKGILTPNFMEFTRLYEALHHEPMNGRDRQRSVLQLSGAMGNLTLVLKGEQDLISDGSKVYSCSVEGSGRRCGGQGDLLSGSMGVLAHWAHAASAAGRIRSVNPSVVAAFGACSLTRQCNSQAFQRHGRSTTTSDMIQEIGTAFRKLFES, encoded by the exons ATGCCTCAGCAGATTCAGCCCCAGCTCGCCTTTTGCTTGATCCCGGTTGCACTGGCCATTGTTGTCGCCACGTTCTTCTGTTTGGACGACAAAG TGTTTGAGCGCTACTACAGTTTGGGCCCCTCGTCACACAGAGGCATGGATGATGACATCCTCTCACTAGTAAAGAGCACAGTCCCTCCGCTGACATCCAAAAAGCACAAGGGACAAGATGGGCGTATTGGGATCATTGGAGGATGCCAAGA CTACACCGGAGCGCCATACTTTGCCGCCATCTCTGCACTGAAAGTG GGGGCGGACTTGTCTCATGTATTCTGCACCAAAGATGCTGCTACTGTCATCAAATCATACAGCCCAGAACTCATCGTTCATCCCGTTCT AGACAGTCCTAATGCAGTGGAAGAGATAGAAAAGTGGCTCCCGAGACTTCACGGCCTTGTGGTGGGACCGGGACTGGGCAGGGAAGACTTTCTACTGAAAACAGCCAAG gAGATCATAGAAAGATCCAAAGCAAGAGATATCCCTATAGTCGTTGATGCG GACGGATTGTGGCTAGTTACACAGCAGCCATCCGTTATTCAAGGGTACCAGAAGGGCATCCTCACGCCCAACTTCATGGAGTTCACCCGACTGTACGAGGCACTG CACCACGAGCCCATGAACGGAAGGGACCGCCAGCGCAGCGTCCTGCAGCTCAGCGGCGCTATGGGCAACCTCACTCTGGTGCTGAAGGGTGAACAGGATCTCATTTCAGACGGCAGCAAGG TGTACTCGTGCAGCGTGGAGGGCAGCGGGAGAAGATGCGGTGGACAGGGCGACCTCCTGTCTGGATCGATGGGAGTGCTGGCTCACTGGGCCCACGCTGCCTCTGCAGCAGGACGGATCCGAAG TGTGAATCCATCGGTGGTTGCGGCATTTGGCGCCTGTTCGCTTACCAGACAATGTAACAGTCAAGCATTTCAGCGGCACGGGAGGTCCACAACCACCTCGGACATGATCCAGGAGATCGGCACAGCTTTCAGGAAGCTGTTCGAAAGCTAA
- the naxd gene encoding ATP-dependent (S)-NAD(P)H-hydrate dehydratase isoform X1, with the protein MQANTTRGFLWSDVETRTLLNIWGEQDIQAALDGNFRNSFVYRDVSRRLGAMGFERTPEQCRVRIKSLKRQYLLAKEGNLRNNGQYHKICKFYDTMERILSNRPALDPQELMDSGAGAEEAGDGLEEDGEDAQDAYSESTGECPYPAETEVKLEYPTVPIPIPVKVTLGNNSAAPRPHNSGQSAGNLPARTPKRPRKRRSNFPMEKLMEQFLEQSAQAEDSFYRLEEQRLQAEDRRREAEHDRELHMLQMLGQMFSSVSSVRPSSAATPSKTVPPARPPVISSASLSHSHGSSGHLRRPSPQKDCPTQPSQPLNADPQALVFERYYSLGPSSHRGMDDDILSLVKSTVPPLTSKKHKGQDGRIGIIGGCQDYTGAPYFAAISALKVGADLSHVFCTKDAATVIKSYSPELIVHPVLDSPNAVEEIEKWLPRLHGLVVGPGLGREDFLLKTAKEIIERSKARDIPIVVDADGLWLVTQQPSVIQGYQKGILTPNFMEFTRLYEALHHEPMNGRDRQRSVLQLSGAMGNLTLVLKGEQDLISDGSKVYSCSVEGSGRRCGGQGDLLSGSMGVLAHWAHAASAAGRIRSVNPSVVAAFGACSLTRQCNSQAFQRHGRSTTTSDMIQEIGTAFRKLFES; encoded by the exons ATGCAAGCGAACACGACGCGGGGCTTCTTGTGGTCGGACGTCGAGACGAGGACCTTGTTGAACATCTGGGGGGAGCAGGACATCCAGGCGGCGCTGGATGGGAACTTCCGAAACAGCTTCGTTTACCGCGACGTTTCCCGCAGGCTGGGGGCGATGGGCTTTGAGAGGACGCCGGAGCAGTGCAGGGTGCGGATCAAAAGCCTCAAGAGACAGTACCTGCTCGCAAAAGAGGGTAACCTGAGAAACAACGGGCAGTATCATAAGATCTGTAAGTTTTATGACACTATGGAGAGGATTTTGAGCAACCGGCCGGCTCTTGACCCTCAGGAGTTGATGGACAGCGGGGCGGGAGCGGAGGAGGCCGGGGATGGTCTGGAGGAGGATGGAGAGGATGCTCAAGATGCATACTCAGAGAGCACAGGAGAGTGCCCCTATCCTGCTGAGACTGAAGTGAAGCTGGAATATCCAACTGTCCCCATCCCTATTCCAGTTAAAGTGACACTGGGCAATAACA GCGCCGCACCAAGACCACATAACAGCGGTCAGTCAGCTGGTAACCTGCCGGCGAGGACGCCTAAGCGGCCCAGGAAGCGCCGTTCCAACTTCCCCATGGAGAAACTGATGGAGCAGTTCCTGGAGCAGAGCGCCCAGGCGGAGGACAGCTTCTATCGCCTGGAGGAGCAGCGCCTGCAGGCGGAGGACCGCCGCCGAGAGGCCGAGCACGACAGGGAGTTGCACATGCTTCAGATGCTCGGTCAGATGTTCTCCAGCGTCTCCTCGGTCAGACCCAGCTCTGCGGCCACTCCCTCCAAGACTGTCCCTCCCGCCCGCCCCCCGGTCATCTCCTCTGCCTCCCTCTCGCACTCCCACGGCTCGTCCGGTCATCTCAGGCGCCCCTCGCcccagaaagactgtcccaccCAGCCGAGCCAACCACTGAACGCAGATCCTCAGGCTTTAG TGTTTGAGCGCTACTACAGTTTGGGCCCCTCGTCACACAGAGGCATGGATGATGACATCCTCTCACTAGTAAAGAGCACAGTCCCTCCGCTGACATCCAAAAAGCACAAGGGACAAGATGGGCGTATTGGGATCATTGGAGGATGCCAAGA CTACACCGGAGCGCCATACTTTGCCGCCATCTCTGCACTGAAAGTG GGGGCGGACTTGTCTCATGTATTCTGCACCAAAGATGCTGCTACTGTCATCAAATCATACAGCCCAGAACTCATCGTTCATCCCGTTCT AGACAGTCCTAATGCAGTGGAAGAGATAGAAAAGTGGCTCCCGAGACTTCACGGCCTTGTGGTGGGACCGGGACTGGGCAGGGAAGACTTTCTACTGAAAACAGCCAAG gAGATCATAGAAAGATCCAAAGCAAGAGATATCCCTATAGTCGTTGATGCG GACGGATTGTGGCTAGTTACACAGCAGCCATCCGTTATTCAAGGGTACCAGAAGGGCATCCTCACGCCCAACTTCATGGAGTTCACCCGACTGTACGAGGCACTG CACCACGAGCCCATGAACGGAAGGGACCGCCAGCGCAGCGTCCTGCAGCTCAGCGGCGCTATGGGCAACCTCACTCTGGTGCTGAAGGGTGAACAGGATCTCATTTCAGACGGCAGCAAGG TGTACTCGTGCAGCGTGGAGGGCAGCGGGAGAAGATGCGGTGGACAGGGCGACCTCCTGTCTGGATCGATGGGAGTGCTGGCTCACTGGGCCCACGCTGCCTCTGCAGCAGGACGGATCCGAAG TGTGAATCCATCGGTGGTTGCGGCATTTGGCGCCTGTTCGCTTACCAGACAATGTAACAGTCAAGCATTTCAGCGGCACGGGAGGTCCACAACCACCTCGGACATGATCCAGGAGATCGGCACAGCTTTCAGGAAGCTGTTCGAAAGCTAA
- the rab20 gene encoding ras-related protein Rab-20, which translates to MPDVSKMKKPDVKVVLLGDMNVGKTSLLHRYMERKFKDTVSTVGGAFFLKQWGPYNISIWDTAGREQFHGLGSMYCRSAAAVILTYDVTNWQSLAELEERFLSLTDTANQDCIYALVGNKADLTDPKAQLSQDSDGLSEDRTECEEERTEPQVLSACPTPPASPASLSGLMLHKQVTREDAIALYGRILRYKGLDDKSSLSAEKMCFETSAKSGYNVDALFETLFDLVLPSILRKRHENQETVDLEECRGVGNKRARSTCC; encoded by the exons ATGCCCGACGTGTCGAAGATGAAGAAGCCCGACGTGAAGGTTGTTCTCCTGGGAGACATGAACGTCGGGAAGACGTCGCTGCTCCACAGGTACATGGAGAGGAAGTTCAAAGACACCGTCAGCACCGTCGGAGGGGCGTTTTTCCTCAAACAGTGGGGACCTTACAATATCTCGATATGGGACACAGCCG GCCGGGAACAGTTCCACGGTTTGGGCTCCATGTACTGCAGAAGTGCAGCCGCAGTCATCCTCACCTACGACGTCACCAACTGGCAGAGCCTGGCTGAGCTGGAGGAGCGCTTCCTGTCCCTGACGGACACTGCTAACCAGGACTGCATCTATGCCTTAGTGGGCAACAAGGCCGATCTCACCGATCCTAAAGCCCAACTGTCCCAGGACTCGGATGGACTCTCCGAGGACCGAACTGAGTGTGAGGAGGAGAGGACAGAACCACAGGTGTTGTCAGCTTGCCCCACGCCCCCCGCCTCCCCCGCATCCCTCTCGGGCTTGATGCTTCACAAGCAGGTAACGCGCGAGGATGCCATAGCTCTTTATGGGAGAATACTTCGATATAAAGGTCTGGACGACAAGAGCAGCCTTTCCGCAGAGAAGATGTGCTTCGAGACGAGCGCCAAGTCCGGCTACAACGTAGACGCTCTGTTTGAGACACTGTTCGATCTGGTGCTGCCTTCCATCCTGAGGAAGAGACACGAGAACCAGGAGACGGTGGATCTAGAGGAATGCAGGGGGGTTGGCAACAAGCGGGCAAGATCCACCTGCTGTTAG
- the naxd gene encoding ATP-dependent (S)-NAD(P)H-hydrate dehydratase isoform X3, whose protein sequence is MIRISRVHFRALRLLVFERYYSLGPSSHRGMDDDILSLVKSTVPPLTSKKHKGQDGRIGIIGGCQDYTGAPYFAAISALKVGADLSHVFCTKDAATVIKSYSPELIVHPVLDSPNAVEEIEKWLPRLHGLVVGPGLGREDFLLKTAKEIIERSKARDIPIVVDADGLWLVTQQPSVIQGYQKGILTPNFMEFTRLYEALHHEPMNGRDRQRSVLQLSGAMGNLTLVLKGEQDLISDGSKVYSCSVEGSGRRCGGQGDLLSGSMGVLAHWAHAASAAGRIRSVNPSVVAAFGACSLTRQCNSQAFQRHGRSTTTSDMIQEIGTAFRKLFES, encoded by the exons ATGATCAGGATTTCTCGTGTGCACTTTAGGGCGTTGAGGCTTTTAG TGTTTGAGCGCTACTACAGTTTGGGCCCCTCGTCACACAGAGGCATGGATGATGACATCCTCTCACTAGTAAAGAGCACAGTCCCTCCGCTGACATCCAAAAAGCACAAGGGACAAGATGGGCGTATTGGGATCATTGGAGGATGCCAAGA CTACACCGGAGCGCCATACTTTGCCGCCATCTCTGCACTGAAAGTG GGGGCGGACTTGTCTCATGTATTCTGCACCAAAGATGCTGCTACTGTCATCAAATCATACAGCCCAGAACTCATCGTTCATCCCGTTCT AGACAGTCCTAATGCAGTGGAAGAGATAGAAAAGTGGCTCCCGAGACTTCACGGCCTTGTGGTGGGACCGGGACTGGGCAGGGAAGACTTTCTACTGAAAACAGCCAAG gAGATCATAGAAAGATCCAAAGCAAGAGATATCCCTATAGTCGTTGATGCG GACGGATTGTGGCTAGTTACACAGCAGCCATCCGTTATTCAAGGGTACCAGAAGGGCATCCTCACGCCCAACTTCATGGAGTTCACCCGACTGTACGAGGCACTG CACCACGAGCCCATGAACGGAAGGGACCGCCAGCGCAGCGTCCTGCAGCTCAGCGGCGCTATGGGCAACCTCACTCTGGTGCTGAAGGGTGAACAGGATCTCATTTCAGACGGCAGCAAGG TGTACTCGTGCAGCGTGGAGGGCAGCGGGAGAAGATGCGGTGGACAGGGCGACCTCCTGTCTGGATCGATGGGAGTGCTGGCTCACTGGGCCCACGCTGCCTCTGCAGCAGGACGGATCCGAAG TGTGAATCCATCGGTGGTTGCGGCATTTGGCGCCTGTTCGCTTACCAGACAATGTAACAGTCAAGCATTTCAGCGGCACGGGAGGTCCACAACCACCTCGGACATGATCCAGGAGATCGGCACAGCTTTCAGGAAGCTGTTCGAAAGCTAA